A segment of the Promicromonospora sukumoe genome:
GCGGCCCGAAGGCATGAGCACCGGCGTGGACGGCGTCATCGCCGTCGACTCACCGGCAGACCTCGCCGGAGCCGTGGGCCGGACCGCCACGGGCGAGTGGTTCGAGGTCACGCAGGAGCGCATCGCCGCGTTCGCCGACGCGACCGAGGACCACCAGTGGATCCACCTCGACGCCGAGCGGGCCGCCGCCGGGCCGTTCGGCTCCACGATCGCGCACGGGTACCTCACGCTGTCGCTGCTGCCGCGCCTGGCGTCCTCGCTCGTGCAGGTGGGCGGCGTCGCCATGGTGATGAACTACGGCATGGACCGGCTGCGGTTCCTCAGCCCGGTGCCGTCGGGCGCGCGCGTGCGGGCCGTCACCGAGATCCTCTCCGCCGAGCCGACGGCGGCCGGTGTGCGGCTCTCGTCGAAGGTCACCGTCGAGATCGAGGGAGCCGAGAAGCCGGCCCTCGTGGCGCACACGCTGTCGCTCTACGTCCTGGAGGCGTGAGGGCGCTGCTGAT
Coding sequences within it:
- a CDS encoding MaoC family dehydratase, producing MSTGVDGVIAVDSPADLAGAVGRTATGEWFEVTQERIAAFADATEDHQWIHLDAERAAAGPFGSTIAHGYLTLSLLPRLASSLVQVGGVAMVMNYGMDRLRFLSPVPSGARVRAVTEILSAEPTAAGVRLSSKVTVEIEGAEKPALVAHTLSLYVLEA